GTTTGTAGTGGTGATATGAATCAAATCCACGAACTTAAGATTCACCCAGAATATTTTGGGCCTGTCTCTGAAGGCAAGAAGACGTTTGAAATACGCAAAAACGACAGGGATTATAGGATAGGTGATACTGTTATTTTGCGAGAGTTTGACCCACGCACTGGAGAATATACTGGAAGGCTGATACAAAAAGAAGTTGGGTATGTAAGTGTCTTTTCGCAAATGTCGGGTTGGTGTGTTTTTTCCTTGCTATGAAATAAAATGATCGTTTTTGTTGGGGTGGCAAGTGACAGTTTTATACATTGATGATCTGGGCAGGCGTCTGACGAGGAGGGAGGTCCAGGACCTTCTTGGCATTTCGGAAGATGTTCTGTTATCCGATCCGCTCCGGTTTGGTGGTGTTTGGTTTGGTCCCCGTAAACTGGTGTTCTTTGAAAAACTCATATCCGAAGCGATAAGGGAAATGTATGCCAGTCAAAAAGAGCAGAAAGAGCGGCTTTGTTTGGATAGGCCGCGTCAAGCTCCCGAACGGGAAACGAATAGAGAAGGCATTTCCGACAAAGACGGAGGCTCAAAAATGGGAATCCATCCAGCGGTCCGCGCTTTTGCACATGAAAACGGGCCTGACTTGTGGCCAGTGGTTGAAAAGGAGAATTGAGGATTACGAGTCTAGGGGCCTTGTTTCTATTGATGAAAAACGGAGATGCTTTTCCCGTTTTTTCTCCGATGTTGATCAGTTCATGCCTGTGGCGATGCTCACTTCTGGGCATGCCCTTCGTCATCTTTCCCGGCTTGCCCAAGCCATCTCCGGTGATCGTGCGAATCGTTCAAAACAACATCTTGCCGAAGCTTGGGCTTGGGGTGTTCGTTTTATTGGGCTTCCATTGTTCAATCCGTTTGCCCAAGTGCCCGATTATCCCACGCAGACAAAAGAGTTGATAGTTCCCAAAGAGGAGCATTTCTGGGCAATGGTTGATGCGGCCAAGGACCAGCAGGAAAAAACAGCCGTTCTTTTCCTTTACTTCACAGCTTGCCGCCGTGGTGAATTGCTCCGTCTTCAGTGGTCGGATATCGATTTTGAAAGGGAAGTTGTCCGGCTTTCCTGTCGTAAGGGCCGCAATGCTTCTTGGTTTTCCGCCTGGGTTCGTATCCCCGGAGAACTGCTTTTTGAGCTCAAGCGGTGGAAACTGCAATCCTGTCCGGGCACACAGGTTTTCCGCCTGCCAAGCTCCTTTCGTTTTATCCAGCTTCTTTGCCGACGTGCGGGCGTCCCGCCGTTTGGCTTTCATTCCATCCGGCATATGGTGGCCGTGCAATTGTACCGCGCTGGCCATACTGTTGCCGAGATTCAGACATTGCTTCGCCATCGATCCCCGCAGACCACGGAAATTTATTTGCGATCTTTGGGAGTCTTTCAGACATCCGAGGCGGCCGTTGGGTGGCTTGAGGTGGCGTGTAGGGTGGCGCGGGAAAAAAGAAAGGTTCCTGTCGGCATTTAACCATCTGGAACCTTTGTAATATTTGGTGCCCCCACCATGACTCGAACATGGGCTAACCGGGATTAGGAATCCCGTGCTCTATCCACCTGAGCTATGGGGGCCAGTAGAGACGTTCTCGCTAGATGAGTCCTGTAAAGAAGGCAAGGAAAATTAGGATATATCTCGGGTAAGCCTTTTCGCTGCCCCTGACTGGTGTCCTTACTTTTCAGAAACTGGCCGTCAGAGTGAGCCCTACGGTGCGCGGCGGAGCGGCCTCGCCAATGGGTTCCGAACCCGGAAAAGCGAAGGCCACGGAAGCGTACCGGCGGTCGAAGAGATTGGCGGCCCAGGCCGTCAGGGTCAGATGCTCCGTTTCCAACCCCAAGCGAAGGTCAACGGTTTCGTAGGCGCTTTCCCGGAGTTCGTTGGCCGTGTCCCAGTAAAACGGCCCTACACCCTGAATCTCGGCACGGGAGAAGAAGGTAAGCGGCGTTTCCCGGCCGAAGAGGTGCATGTTTTCCGCGAGAGTCCTGCGGTACTGCACGGCTGCGTGATAGGAATAATCCGGAGCCAGAGGCGCACTGTTCCCCGAGTAGTCCAGCCCGGCCACATCGTCCGCGTAGCGGGTAAATTCCGCGCGGATGCAGCCCAGTCCACCCTCGATGGTCAGGCCGGGAGCGAGGAGAAGTTCCGATTCCACCTCGAAACCCACGCTGCGGGACCGGCCCGCGTTACGGATGATCGTGTCGGCCGTGGGCAGAAGCTGTACCACCTGCTGGTCGCGCAGGTCGATGACGAATGTGGCGGCGTTCAGGATCAGGCGGTCGTTCCACCACGAAGTCTTGGCTCCCAGTTCGTAGGTCCAGCTGTATTCCGCCTCGAAACCCAGATCGGACCGATCCAGCGCACCGGGATTGAAGCCCGCGCCGCGGTAGCCGCGGGCCGCACTGACATAGGTCATCATATCGGGACTCCAGTGCACGATGAACTGCGCCTTGGGCAGCCAGGCTCCGCCGGACGCGCTGCGCTCCAGGCCGCTTTCCTCCAGCGGCATTCCGCCGGAAGACAGGCGCATGCGGTGATCGATGGAGCGCCGTTCCCGCTCATGGCGCAGACCACCTGTCACCTCGAACATGTCCAGAAACTTCCATCCGGCCTGACCGAAAACGGCCCAGCCGCGCGTACGCAGATCAGAATCCGTGTCCCGATCCAGAGGCACCGGAGCCATGACGCCCGGAGCAAGGGACAGGGTCAGGGAATGATCCTTGACGGACCGGAACGCGTACAGTCCGGCCAGCCAGCTCAGCGCCTCCTCGCCGGACGACCCCAGACGCAGTTCCTGACTGTACTGCCGATCGCTTATATCCTCGTGAGCCGTGAACAGTGCGGCGGGCGTGAAATCCTGATCGTTTTCGGCCATGTCTTCATAGCCGCGTACGGCCGAAATGGAGGTCAGTCTGAACCAGGGCGCGTCCCAGACCGCGCGCAGGGATGTCCCCGCTGTGTCCCGATGGTGCGCGCCCTCGAAATCATAGGCCACATGGTACGGGTCGCTGCGCACTTTCGATAGGGGTCCCAAGGGAAAAGCGCCGTCCCGCAGGGTTTCCCCGTCCAGGCTCCAGATCAGGTCCAGTGAATCCGTGGGCAGCCAGCGCAGATGCATGCGGCCGTTCAGATTTTCCCGCGTGTCCACGTCGCGATCCAGATAATCGTTTTGCGTATAGCCATCCCGGCTCTCCCGCGTTCCGGCCAGTCCCAGAAAAAGATGATCCGCCACCAGGGGGCGCGCAGGCTGCCGATGGTTCGCAGGGAATTGTAATCGCCCAGAGTCTGCTCCAGGCAGGCTCCGCCGGTATTGTCCGGCTTTCTGGTTACGATGTTGATGGCCCCGGCCAGACTGTTGCGGCCGTACAACGTACCCTGCGGCCCGCGCAGCACCTCGATGCGTTCGATGTCGTACAGTCCGCTGTCAAACACGCGGGAGTCTCCGACGGCCACGTCGTCCACGGAAAAGGACACGGCCGGCTCATTGTTCACCGCCCCCACCCCCCGGATAAAGACATAGGAATTGCCGCGTATGCCCCAGTTTGCCACCTGCAGATTGGGCGTACGGCGGGCGAAGTCCCGGAATGAGGCAATGCCCGCATCCTCGATGCGTTCGGCGGTGAAGGCCGTGACGCTCTGCGGCACCTGTTGCAGGTCGGACTCGGTTTTCTCCGCCGTGACCAGTACCGGCTCCAGAACAAGTTCCCGGCTCGCGTTCTGTCCGGCCAGGACCGTGCCATGAAACGCCAGCAGAACTGCAACCATCATGCACAGAGTTCTCATGCCGCCCCTCCCTGCTGTTTCCGCGCGGCCACAAGAAGCGTGCGCCGCCCGTCTCCCCGGAGTTCCACACGAATATCCTGAAAGCCGATCTGTTCCAGAGCCGGAACCAGTTCCTCTCTGGACAGCGCATGAGCCGGAAAACCGGCCAGCCGCGTGATGCAGGCCATGGCCGCCAGAACCCGCTCCGGAAGCTCGGCCAGGGGATGCAGATGTGCGGCCACGAACCATCCTCCGGGACGCAGAGCGCTGTGGATGGCGCCCAGAATTCCGGGCAGGTTTCCGGCAAAGGCGTACAGCACATGCGCGGTCAGCAGCAGATCCCAGCGTTCGGCCGGAAAATCCATGTTCCGCGCATCCGCGCCGATGGCCGTAAAGCGCGCGCCCAGGCCGTTTTTTTCGGCATTCACGCGGGCCTGCTCCGCCACAGCGGGCAAATCCACCATATCGGCGTGCAATTCCGCGTTTTTCCGCAGCAGTTCCAGAGAATATTCACCCAAGCCTCCGCCGAGATCGCACATCCGGCGCAAATGCTGAAAGTCCGGCAGTCCGGCGATGAAGTCCGCCGTTTCCTGCAGAAAACCCTGCCGCGCGCACTGGGCCGTGCCCAGCATGGTCCGGGGATTGTTCCAGTCCGCATCCGCACCTTCCCAGCAACGCAGGTCTCCGGCCAGCAGTTCCGGCAGGGAGGAAAAAATCATGCCGCAGAAATCGGCGTGATAGTCCAGGTAATCTCCCTGGAAAAAGGGCGAAGTCCGCGTCAGCCATGTTCTGGCCAGCGGCGTGTTGCGGTACCCGCGCGGACCGGCTTCCAGCAGTCCGCAGACACGGAAAAGTTCCAGAAGAGCCTCCGTACCGTCCGCTCTCCAGTCCGACCGCTCCGCCACTTCTTCGGCGGACGCCCAGTCGTCCAGCACGTCGAAAACTCCAAGCCGCACGCCGTAACGCACCGCATGTGCGGCAACTTCCGTCATGAGCATCTCTTCCAGAGGCCGGAAGGACACTGGGGGCATGTCCATCGCATCTCCTTGTGGCCGGAAAAATTTTTCCGGGCTGGCGTTCAGAAATATTTTGACGCTCCATACATTTAGCTCTGAAAAATGGACACCCGAAATGGAACAAAAAACATCCCGAAACGGAAGAACGCGTTTTTTAGGCTATTTTTCTTATGACAACAGGTGGATGCGATAACCCAGTCGGAAGGAAACACGGTTTGAAAAGACGTCTGCCTTGCCATGAGGGCATATTTTTATTAGTCAAAACTAATGCATGCTTCACTCAGCAGTCCGGTCGGATTCCCGGCAGATACCTCTTCCGGCGCAGCCGTGTTTTCGTCTCTGGAGCCTGCCGAGAAATCCGCCCTGCGCCCCTACGCCGTGCGCGTGGACCATACCTTTCAGGATCTGTGGTTCGGTATGGAGCACCCGCGTCCCGGACTCTCGATTTTCGTCTGCGACTTTTCCCTGCCCGAGCCGCACGCCGCGCCTTTCACTATGGGCGAGGGCGTGGTCACCTTCTCCACAGTTCTGTCCGGCCGCGCGCGGTGGCATGTCAGCCGGGGCGGAGGCCAGCGCCAAGTAACGGTGGATACTCCGTGCGACATGGTCTGCCGGGGCGACGACTGCGCCGGGGAGATATTTCTGGATCGCGGAGCGCCGCATCAGGTGGTCAATCTGCATGTGCAGACCGAGCTGCTGCTGGAATATCTGGATGTCACGGCCGTGGACAAAAACCTGCGCGAGGGTCTGGACAGGCGTGGCGGAATGCACGTTTTAAGCCGCCTGTCCGCCGATACCCGGACCCGCAACGCGGCCCGGCAGATCCTGCATTGCTCCCTGTCCGGGCCGTGCCGCCGCCTTTTTCTGGAAAGCCGGGCTCTGGACATGCTTTCCGTATTCCTGGGCCGTCTGGAAAAACCGCGTACGGCCGTGTCCCTGAGCTCAAGCGATGTGGAACGCCTGCACGAAGCCCGGCGTATTCTGCGGGAAACCGTGGACGAGCAGCCAAGCATCCGGGAACTGGCCCGGCAAACCGGCCTGAATGAAATGAAGCTCAAACGCGGCTTCCGCGCCCTGTTCGGCTGCACCGTCTTCCAGGTCGCACGCGCCGAGCGTCTGGAGCGCGCCCGGACCCTGTTGCGGGATACGGACACGACCGTGGGAGCCGTGGCGGCCATGACCGGCTACACGAACATGAGCCATTTCATCGCCGCGTTCCGGACGCGGTTCGGGCAGACTCCGGGCGAAATCCTGACCCGCTCCCGCAGGCATCCGCTGTAAATCATCCCAGGTCCACATACGAGCCGGCCTCAATCCGGCCGATACCAAAAGAACCTGCCATAACGTGGGGCTGAGAGGCGACCACGCTCCCCTACTCTTCGTAATTGTCAGTGTTGTTCAGGTAACCGCTTCGGACGCCCCCGCTCCGGCACCACGCGCGGGGCTCATTGACATCACCGGTGCAGGTTACTAGATTTATCCCTTTATTGGTTGTCAGCGTCGTCCGCTCGGCGGCCTTCCCGGAGTAAATCCGGGAAATGCCCGGGCCCCTCGCATCGAAATATTCCACGGTCAAACGGAGCCACATGCTCGTCCAGAATCTGATCGCTCTGATCGAAACCACGGCCCCGCCCCGTCTGGCCGCGCCCTGGGACAAAAGCGGAGTACAGATCGCTTCCGCCACTGAGGACATCCGCGTCATGTGCGTGGCCCTGGATCCGGAACCGGAGACAGTCCGTCAGGCTGTGGAGCATGGGGCGCAGTTCGTACTGTGCCACCATCCGCTGACCCTTTCTCCCCGGCTGCCCGACCGTCTGGACGACTATCACGACGTTCTTTCCCGCACGATGAAAAACAGCCTGTGGCTCTACAGTGCTCATACATCCCTGGACGCCAACCCGGACGGCCCGGTCAACTGGTTCGGGCGCGCTCTGGGACTCCAGAACATGCGGATACTGGAAGTCACCCGCCGCGAAACTCCGGTTCTGGTCCGTGTGCCCAAACCCGGCCCGGAAAATGGCATGTCAGGCATACGCGTGCGTACAGATGGCGATTTTCTGGAATACGAAGTCTGGCCGGAAGATCTGCCCCGCTTCCGGAATGCGGACCGGGCCGGACAACCCGTGCACGAGATGCCTCTGGCTTTTCCCTCGCGGGAATTCGGATTTGGGTGCATGGGGCATCTTCCCGAGGCCCTGACCTGGGAAGAATTTGAACGCGCCGTCTCGGCCCTGCTTCCTTGCAGCTGGCGGAGTATCGGCTGCCCACCCGGCCGGATTTCGACCGTGGCCTACTGTCCGGGCTCGGGAGCCGATCTGGCCGGCCCGGCCTTTACCCTCGGCGCTCAGGTATATCTGAGCGGAGATCTGAAATACCATCAGGCCCAGGCCATCCGCTCGCTGGGCCTGACCCTCGACGTCGGGCATTTCCAGCTCGAGGAAGGCATGATGCGGGTCTGGAGCGAAGACCTGGCCGCACGCCTCGCCGGAGATGTCCGGATCGTTTTTCTTCCGGGCCGCGATCCCTTTGCCTGAAATCGCGCCCGGCCCAACACGATTTTTTTGAGGAGGATCATACCTTGAGCATTTATATTGACCAGATCGAGCAGCTGGTGGTGCTGCAAAAAGTGGATTCGGAAATGATCGGCCTGGAGCGTGTGCTGGAGGAAGCTCCCCGGCAGTTGCGCGAACTGCAGGAGAAACAGTCCTATCTCCTCCAGCAGCAGGACGTGATCCGGGAAAAGATCAGCGTGCTCATGGAGCAGAAGGGCAGACTCGAGACCGAAATTGAAAACGACGCCCAGAAGATAAAGAAGAGCAAAAACAAGCTCATGTTGGTGGAAAACACCAAAGAATATCACGCCATGATGCGTGAGATGGACAATCTGGAGAAAATGAACAGGGGCCGTGAAGAGGAGCAGGCCACTCTTCTGGCTGATCTGACTGATCTGGAAGGACGCCGGGACGCCTTGCAGGCCGACATTGACGCGTTGGGCGAGAACATCGCCGCCCAGCAGGCCACCCTCGACCAGGAACTGGCCGCAAACCGGGCCCGTCTGGAGACTCTGGCCAAAGACAAGACCCGCGCCTCGGAGGCCGTGCCCGCGCCCATTCTCAGCCGGTACAATTTCATCCGCGGCCGCATCGCCAATCCGGTCATCGTGCCGGTGAGCGAAGGTGTATGCAAGGGATGCCATATCGTCATCCCGCCCCAGACCTACATCGACCTGCAAAAGGGCGAACAGATTCTGAGCTGCCCCAACTGCTTGCGCATCATTTACTGGGAACGCCATTTCTCAGAGGCTGAAAGCGAAGAGGCCCAATAAACTTCCGTCCGCAGATAGCCCGGCGGGAAACCGGGTGAGGCTGAAGCCTTATTTTTCACGGAGCCGGACAGGCTGTCGCTGCCGGCCGCAAGGCCGGGGGAGGAAAGTCCGGACACCACAGGGCAGGATGCTGGGTAACACCCAGCGGGGGCGACCCCGGGACAGTGCCACAGAAACAGACCGCCCCGGTCCGCCGGGGTAAGGGTGAAAAGGCGGGGTAAGAGCCCACCAGTTGCCGCGGCGACGCGGCAAGCTAGGCAAACCCCATCCGGTGCAAGACCAAATAGGAAGGTGGCCGGCCCGGTCAGGACCCTTCGGGTAGGTTGCTGGAGACGGCGGGAAACCGTCGCCCTAGAGGAATGACAGCCGCCTGGAAACAGGCACAGAATCCGGCTTATCGTCCGGCTCCGTCCTTGTTCAAAGCTTTTCGCCTTTCCTTTTTCCGGAAAATCTGCGGCTCGCCGTGGGTGCCTCCGTCTTCGGAAAAACGGAAGGCTCACGGTCCGCAAACTGAAAATGAAAAATGTCTGGACCATTCTCCTGGCCGCTGGTCAGGGCGCGCGGCTGTCCCGGGAGACGGGCGGTGTGCGCAAGCAGTTTCTCTCCTTTGAGGGCGCGCCCCTGTACTGGCGAAGCGTCCGCACCTTTGCCGCCATGCCCGGCCTGTCCGGCATTGTGGCCGTTTTCCCCGAGATGGAGCTGACCAGGTGCGTGGAAGAGCTGAGCGCTCTCAAGGCCGCCGATCCGCCCGGCGTGCCCGTGCTCGCCGTGGCCGGAGGAGAACGCCGTCAGGATTCGGTCCGTCTGGGGCTTGCGGCCCTGCCCTCTTCCTGTTCCCATGTATTTGTCCACGACAGCGCGAGACCCTTCTTCTCCGCCCGTCTGTTGCAGCGGCTGCTGGACGGGCTGACCGGAGACGCGCACGGCGTCATCCCCGCCATCCCCGTCAAGGATACCATCAAGGAATGCGACGGCGATCTGGTCCGGAGCACTCCGGACCGCACCCGTCTGGCCGCCGCCCAGACACCGCAGTTCTTTCCCGCCGGGGCTCTGCGCATGGCCCATGAAAAGGCCCTGCTCGAAGGAATGGATGCCACGGACGACGCGAGTCTGGTGGAAAACGCCGGGCTTCCGGTCCGCTTGGTGCCCGGCGAGGAGCAAAACATCAAAATCACCACGCCGGAGGATCTGCGCATGCTGGACCAGCCCGCCGCCCCGCTCCGCCCCTGCACGGGTTTCGGATACGACGTGCACGCCTACGGCGGCGGCCGCCCTCTGGTGCTGGGCGGCATTCCCATTGCCGGGGCGCCCACGGTCCGCGCCCATTCCGACGGCGACGTGCTTCTGCACGCCCTGTGCGACGCCATTCTCGGCTGTCTGGGACTGGGAGACATCGGCCGGCATTTTCCGGACACGGACCCGGCTCTGGACAACATGGCCTCGGGCGTGCTGCTGTCCCGGGTCATGGACATGGTCAGGGAGGCCGGCCTGCGGATTTTCCACGCGGACCTGACCATCATCGCCCAGATTCCGCGCCTTGAGCCGCACAAGGCGGCTATCCGCTCCAATGTGGCCCGGCTCATGGAGCTCGGCGACAACCAGGTCAACGTCAAGGCCACCACCGAGGAGCATCTGGGTTTTACCGGCCGTAAGGAAGGCATCAAGGCCGTGGCCGTGGTCACGGGGGCGCTGCCATGATCAATTTCAGCACCGGCGGCCCCTGGATCACCCGTTTCGCACCCAGCCCCACCGGGGCCCTGCACCTGGGCAATGCCCGCACGGCCATCCTGAATTTTCTGCTGGCCCGCCAGAGCGGCGGCAGGTTTCTGCTGCGGCTGGAAGACACGGATCGGGAGCGTTCCAGCTTCGCAGCCGAAGCGGACATCCTGTGGTCCCTGGCCTGGCTCGGACTTGCGCCGGATGAACCCGTCCATCACCAGAGTCTGCGGCTGCCTCTTTATGCCGAAGCCGTAAAAAGCCTGCTGGACAGGAATCTGGCCTATCCCTGCTTCTGCACCGAGGCCGAACTGGAGCGCGACCGTGAGGCCGCCGTCCGAAACGGCCTGCCTCCGCGCTATGCCGGACGTTGCCGGGGACTTGATCCGGCGCAGAGACAAAAGCGTCTGGACAGCGGCGAGCCCCACACGGTCCGCTTTCACAACACGGCCACGGAAGACATAACCTTCACGGATCTGATCAAGGGGCCCATGAGCATTCCGCCCGGCGCATTCGGAGATTTCGTGCTGCTGCGCTCGAACGGCTGGCCCAGCTACAACCTGGCCGTGGTGGTGGACGATGCGGACATGGGCGTGAATCTCGTCCTGCGCGGCGAGGACCATCTGGTCAACACCGCCCGCCAGATTCTGCTCTACCGGGCCTTTGGATACGCCCAGCCTGCCTTCGCCCATCACGGCCTTCTGGTGGACGCGGAAGGCAAAAAGCTGTCCAAACGCGCCGGAGCGGCCAGTGTCCCCCAATGCCGGGACATGGGGCTGCAACCCCAGGCCGTGGTCCAGTATCTGGCCGGACTGTCCGGGGCCCTGCCCTCCAAACGTCTTTTCCTTTCCCTGGAAGAAGCCGCCCGGGCCTTCCAGCCTTACGCTCTGGGCCGGGGCAACGCTGTCATGAACATGGACGAGCTGCAGGCCTTGAGTGCGCGCTTCTTCCGGACCCTGTCCCCCGCCGGGCTGGTGCGGAGCATACGCCTGCCGGATGGCGATCCGTGGTATGCTCTGAGCCCGGAAATCCAGGAGGAGCTTGCGGCTGGATTGCGTGAAAATGCGGCCACTCCGGACGAGCTGCGGGCTCTGGTGCCGCATTTCACCGCCCGGGAGGTCGCCTACACGCCGCAAGTCCTGAAGGAGCTGGTCGCCGGCCGCCCCGTTCTGGGCGCTCTGGAAGCTCTGCTTGCTCCCGTTGATCCGGAAATGCGGCTGGACAAGGACCAGACCGCCGCCATGCTGCGCCGGGCGGGCGAAACGGCCGGAGTGAAAGGCCGCGCCCTCTACCATCCCGTCCGGCTGGCCCTCACGGGATGCGAGTCGGGGCCGGAACTGGCCGTGCTGATGGTCCTCCTGCCGGCAGGACATCTGACCCGCCGTCTGCGGGCCGTGCTGGAATTTTTCTCTCCATCCCGAACAGAACACTGACCCGCGAAATCGCGAGGACGCATATATGCAGCTCTACAATAGCCTCACCAGAAAGAAGGAAGAGTTCGTGCCCGTCAATCCGGGCAAGGTGTCCATGTACGTGTGCGGCATCACCGCCTACGACTACTGTCATATCGGCCACGCCCGTTCGGCCGTGGTCTTCGACGTGCTGGTCCGCTATCTCCGCTACCTCGGTCTGGAAGTGACCTTCGTCCGCAACTTCACCGACGTGGACGACAAGATCATAAACCGCGCCCACCGCGAGGGGACCGACGCCGAAACCATCGCCCGGACCTATATCGATGCCTTCTACGAAGACATGGACAGGCTCGGTATCCTCCGCGCGGACATCGAGCCCAAAGCCACGGAGCATATCCCGGAGATGACCCGTCTGTGCGAGGAGCTCATCCAGAAGGGCCACGCCTATGCCACGCCCGGCGGCGACGTTTATTTCCGGGTCCGCTCCTACTCCCGCTATGGTCAGCTTTCGGGCCGCAACATCGAGGAACTGGTGGCCGGAGCCCGGGTGGAACCCGGCGACGCCAAGGAGGACCCGCTGGATTTCGCCCTGTGGAAAGGCGCCAAGCCCGGCGAGCCGTCCTGGCCGAGTCCCTGGGGGCCCGGCAGGCCGGGATGGCATATCGAATGTTCGGCCATGAGCGGCCGCTACCTGCCTCTGCCCTTCGACATCCACGGCGGCGGACAGGATCTGTCCTTCCCGCATCATGAAAACGAACGGGCCCAGACCGAGGCGGCCACAGGCCAGACCTTCGTGCGCTACTGGGTGCACAACGGCTTCGTGCAGATCGACTCGGAAAAGATGTCCAAATCGCTGAACAATTTCGTGACCATCCGGGACATCCTCGGCACCTGTCTGCCGGAAACCCTGCGCTTTTTCCTCATCTCCAAGCATTACCGCAGCCCGCTGGACTACACGGCCGAGGCTCTGGAGGAAGCCGAACGCGCCCTGAAGCGCATCTATCTGACAAAAGCCGCGGCCGAGACTCACATACAGGGCGAATCCTGGACTTCCACTCCCCTGCCCCCGGAAATCGTGGTGGAGATCACGGCTCTGGAAGTGAAATGGGATGAGGCCATGGCCGACGACATGAACACGGCCGCCGCTCTGGGGCATGTTTTCGTGCTGCTTAAAAGCATGAACCGCATTCTGGAGGACAAGGCCCTTAGAAAATCCGGAGCCGGGCGGGACCAGATCCGGCACTCTCTGCGCCTGCTCAAGCGCTGGGGCGGAGTGCTGGGGCTTTTCCACATGGACAGTCAGGAATTTCTCCTCCAGCTGAAGGAAATCCGGATCAGACGGCGCAATATCGATCCGGAAAATATCGAAGCCCGTCTGGCCGAACGTCTGGCCGCCCGCTCGGCCAAGGACTTCGCCCGCTCCGACGCCATCCGCGACGAACTGCTGGCCCAGGGCGTGACCATTCAGGACACACCCCAGGGCTCCACCTGGGACGTGGAGTAGAACAGCTCACGAATGAAATGAATTGACTGCTCAAAAGTTCTGTCCCCGTTTGCCGGGCCGGATTTCAGACGTGATGCTGAATCCGGCCCGGCCTGTTTCCGGCGTTCCAGATAACGCGGAAGAGAACAGCACTCAGCTGGTCCGGGTTTTGCTTTTGCCGGGTCATGGACCTCTTCACTCTGGACCCGCATGTCATTCTGACTTTCCTGTTCGCGCTGATGCGCGTCAGCCTGGTCCTGTTTCTCATGCCCTTTTTCGGCGGCCAGACACTGCCCGCTCCGGTCAAGGCAGCCCTGTGCCTGACCCTCACTTTCGCCCTGTGGCCCAGGCTGCCCCTGGCCGGACATGAACTCCCCGCCCATCCTTTCGGTCTGGCCCTCATGCTCGCCTCGGAGCTCATCCTGGGACTTGTCCTTGGTCTGGCCATCCGTTTTCTCTTCGCGGCCATCCAGACCGGCGGCCAACTCATCGGCTTCCAGATGGGTTTTGCCATGGTCAATGCCGTGGACCCGGATTCCGGCGTATCCGAGGCCGTCACCGCCCATTTTCTGTACATGGTCAGTTTGCTGACGTTTCTGACCTTCAATGGCCATCTCTACCTGCTGGACGGCCTGCTCAAATCCTTCGACTTCATTCCGCCGGGAGGCATCAACGTCTCCCACGGGCTGGCCTCCCAGATATTTCTGCTTTCCGGCCAGATTTTTCTGCTGGCCATCCAGATCGGCGCACCGGCCCTGGCCGCCATACTGCTGACCGATCTGGCCCTGGCTCTGGTTTCCCGCGCCGCGCCACAGATGAACGTGCTGATCATCGGCTTTCCCATAAAGATCGGCATCGGCTTTCTTTTTCTGGGCATCATCTTCGAAATCATTTCCCTGTATGTGGAAGGCTTCATCTCCCGCATGCCCGCCCTGTTCACCCAGCTGATCAACCTGATGCGCTGACATGGCCCACGATCCGAGCCGCACCGAACAGGCCACGCCCAAGCGGCGTGACAAGGCCAGAAAGGAAGGCAACGTCCCCAAAAGTCAGGAGCTGCCCAAGCCCGTCACGCTTCTGGCCGGACTTCTGGTGCTGCGC
Above is a window of Desulfomicrobium orale DSM 12838 DNA encoding:
- the gltX gene encoding glutamate--tRNA ligase, encoding MINFSTGGPWITRFAPSPTGALHLGNARTAILNFLLARQSGGRFLLRLEDTDRERSSFAAEADILWSLAWLGLAPDEPVHHQSLRLPLYAEAVKSLLDRNLAYPCFCTEAELERDREAAVRNGLPPRYAGRCRGLDPAQRQKRLDSGEPHTVRFHNTATEDITFTDLIKGPMSIPPGAFGDFVLLRSNGWPSYNLAVVVDDADMGVNLVLRGEDHLVNTARQILLYRAFGYAQPAFAHHGLLVDAEGKKLSKRAGAASVPQCRDMGLQPQAVVQYLAGLSGALPSKRLFLSLEEAARAFQPYALGRGNAVMNMDELQALSARFFRTLSPAGLVRSIRLPDGDPWYALSPEIQEELAAGLRENAATPDELRALVPHFTAREVAYTPQVLKELVAGRPVLGALEALLAPVDPEMRLDKDQTAAMLRRAGETAGVKGRALYHPVRLALTGCESGPELAVLMVLLPAGHLTRRLRAVLEFFSPSRTEH
- a CDS encoding bifunctional 2-C-methyl-D-erythritol 4-phosphate cytidylyltransferase/2-C-methyl-D-erythritol 2,4-cyclodiphosphate synthase; its protein translation is MKNVWTILLAAGQGARLSRETGGVRKQFLSFEGAPLYWRSVRTFAAMPGLSGIVAVFPEMELTRCVEELSALKAADPPGVPVLAVAGGERRQDSVRLGLAALPSSCSHVFVHDSARPFFSARLLQRLLDGLTGDAHGVIPAIPVKDTIKECDGDLVRSTPDRTRLAAAQTPQFFPAGALRMAHEKALLEGMDATDDASLVENAGLPVRLVPGEEQNIKITTPEDLRMLDQPAAPLRPCTGFGYDVHAYGGGRPLVLGGIPIAGAPTVRAHSDGDVLLHALCDAILGCLGLGDIGRHFPDTDPALDNMASGVLLSRVMDMVREAGLRIFHADLTIIAQIPRLEPHKAAIRSNVARLMELGDNQVNVKATTEEHLGFTGRKEGIKAVAVVTGALP
- a CDS encoding Nif3-like dinuclear metal center hexameric protein, which codes for MLVQNLIALIETTAPPRLAAPWDKSGVQIASATEDIRVMCVALDPEPETVRQAVEHGAQFVLCHHPLTLSPRLPDRLDDYHDVLSRTMKNSLWLYSAHTSLDANPDGPVNWFGRALGLQNMRILEVTRRETPVLVRVPKPGPENGMSGIRVRTDGDFLEYEVWPEDLPRFRNADRAGQPVHEMPLAFPSREFGFGCMGHLPEALTWEEFERAVSALLPCSWRSIGCPPGRISTVAYCPGSGADLAGPAFTLGAQVYLSGDLKYHQAQAIRSLGLTLDVGHFQLEEGMMRVWSEDLAARLAGDVRIVFLPGRDPFA
- a CDS encoding zinc ribbon domain-containing protein translates to MSIYIDQIEQLVVLQKVDSEMIGLERVLEEAPRQLRELQEKQSYLLQQQDVIREKISVLMEQKGRLETEIENDAQKIKKSKNKLMLVENTKEYHAMMREMDNLEKMNRGREEEQATLLADLTDLEGRRDALQADIDALGENIAAQQATLDQELAANRARLETLAKDKTRASEAVPAPILSRYNFIRGRIANPVIVPVSEGVCKGCHIVIPPQTYIDLQKGEQILSCPNCLRIIYWERHFSEAESEEAQ
- the cysS gene encoding cysteine--tRNA ligase is translated as MQLYNSLTRKKEEFVPVNPGKVSMYVCGITAYDYCHIGHARSAVVFDVLVRYLRYLGLEVTFVRNFTDVDDKIINRAHREGTDAETIARTYIDAFYEDMDRLGILRADIEPKATEHIPEMTRLCEELIQKGHAYATPGGDVYFRVRSYSRYGQLSGRNIEELVAGARVEPGDAKEDPLDFALWKGAKPGEPSWPSPWGPGRPGWHIECSAMSGRYLPLPFDIHGGGQDLSFPHHENERAQTEAATGQTFVRYWVHNGFVQIDSEKMSKSLNNFVTIRDILGTCLPETLRFFLISKHYRSPLDYTAEALEEAERALKRIYLTKAAAETHIQGESWTSTPLPPEIVVEITALEVKWDEAMADDMNTAAALGHVFVLLKSMNRILEDKALRKSGAGRDQIRHSLRLLKRWGGVLGLFHMDSQEFLLQLKEIRIRRRNIDPENIEARLAERLAARSAKDFARSDAIRDELLAQGVTIQDTPQGSTWDVE